Proteins co-encoded in one Kribbella qitaiheensis genomic window:
- a CDS encoding type 1 glutamine amidotransferase domain-containing protein, giving the protein MTRVLIALTSHSDLGDTGRRTGFYASEAAEPWSVFRAAGFEVDVVSVAGGEPPVDGRDEENAVQQEFFAALDLKNTPTATDLKAADYDAIFYAGGHGTMWDFPGATDLAQLAATVYEGGGVVAAVCHGPSALIELKLSDGSYLIDGKDVAGFTNAEEAAVGLTDVVPFLLADELTKRGAKHHPGPDFAPKVVTDGRLVTGQNPASAESTAEAVTKLLLG; this is encoded by the coding sequence ATGACACGCGTACTGATTGCCCTGACCAGCCACTCCGACCTCGGCGACACCGGGCGCCGGACCGGCTTCTATGCCTCCGAGGCCGCCGAACCGTGGAGCGTCTTCCGCGCCGCCGGCTTCGAGGTCGACGTTGTTTCCGTCGCCGGTGGTGAACCGCCGGTCGACGGCCGCGACGAGGAGAACGCCGTACAGCAGGAGTTCTTCGCGGCGCTGGACTTGAAGAACACGCCTACCGCGACTGACCTGAAGGCCGCCGACTACGACGCGATCTTCTATGCCGGTGGGCACGGCACGATGTGGGACTTCCCAGGCGCCACGGACCTGGCTCAGCTGGCCGCCACTGTCTACGAAGGTGGCGGCGTGGTCGCTGCTGTTTGCCATGGCCCTTCCGCGCTGATCGAGTTGAAGCTCTCCGATGGCAGCTACCTGATCGACGGCAAGGACGTTGCTGGGTTCACCAACGCCGAAGAGGCCGCGGTCGGACTGACCGACGTCGTGCCGTTCCTGCTCGCCGACGAACTCACCAAGCGCGGCGCCAAGCACCACCCGGGACCGGACTTCGCTCCGAAGGTCGTCACCGACGGCCGACTCGTCACCGGCCAGAACCCGGCCTCGGCCGAGTCGACCGCCGAAGCCGTGACCAAACTCCTTCTCGGCTGA
- a CDS encoding LysR family transcriptional regulator — protein sequence MSVSLDLLRSFLAVHRSGSITAGAETLGLSQPTVTAHLKSLEAALDRPLFVRQARGVHPTAAGDELARRIAEPIDALHGLVVDEVDDPVAATVHLGGPSDFLSDQVLPALADRLAAGLQVRTRFGLPEELLDGLVSRTLDVVVSSIRPRRAGVRITPLYDELFALVAAPQWSPGKPVTSPEPLRKIPLVAYAEEAPIIRRYWRSVFGVRLTRTADLVVPDLRGVLAAVRAGAGASVLPTYLCDQALAVGELVLLAEPELPPLNTLYVATRSDAGPRGPAASVRDELLRAFRQPSS from the coding sequence ATGAGCGTCTCGCTGGACCTGCTCCGCAGCTTCCTCGCCGTGCATCGGTCCGGATCCATCACGGCCGGCGCGGAAACCCTCGGGTTGTCCCAGCCGACCGTGACCGCGCATCTCAAGTCCTTGGAGGCGGCGCTCGACCGGCCGCTGTTCGTACGGCAAGCCCGCGGCGTGCACCCCACGGCGGCCGGCGACGAGTTGGCCCGCCGGATCGCCGAGCCGATCGACGCCTTGCATGGCCTGGTCGTCGACGAGGTGGACGATCCCGTCGCGGCCACGGTCCACCTGGGCGGGCCGTCGGACTTCCTGTCCGACCAGGTGCTGCCGGCGTTGGCCGATCGCCTCGCCGCCGGGCTCCAGGTGCGAACCAGGTTCGGATTGCCGGAAGAGTTGCTCGACGGGCTGGTGAGCCGGACGCTGGATGTGGTGGTCAGCTCGATCCGGCCGCGGCGGGCCGGCGTACGGATCACTCCCTTGTACGACGAGTTGTTCGCGCTGGTCGCCGCGCCGCAATGGTCTCCGGGCAAGCCTGTGACTTCACCCGAGCCGCTGCGGAAGATCCCGTTGGTCGCGTACGCCGAGGAGGCGCCGATCATCCGGCGCTATTGGCGCAGCGTGTTCGGTGTACGGCTGACCCGGACGGCGGACCTCGTCGTACCGGATCTGCGCGGCGTACTGGCCGCAGTACGGGCGGGTGCGGGCGCGAGCGTGCTGCCGACGTACTTGTGCGATCAGGCGCTGGCCGTCGGCGAACTTGTGCTGTTGGCCGAGCCTGAGTTGCCACCGTTGAACACCCTGTACGTCGCGACGCGATCGGACGCCGGCCCGAGAGGCCCGGCCGCATCAGTACGCGACGAGCTGCTCCGAGCCTTCAGGCAGCCTTCTTCTTAG
- a CDS encoding Ku protein: MARAIWSGYITFGLVSVPVGLYSATEEHELDFHQFQRGTSDRIRYKRVNERTGREVDYDKIVKGHDVGGGEYVIVEQEELADIAPGKSRSLEISTFVDLDEIDPIHFQKSYYLAPKDSENNSSYALLRDALAKTNRAGIASFVMRSKEYLAAIRADGKVLVLETMFFIDEIRDPADELGALPAKSGAGKQLKLAADLIEAMSGPWRPAEFKDSYTERVKKLVATKHKGEEVVYNEEEPEATRSTDLVSALRASVEAARSRRAGGGTKKTAAKKATAKKTAAKEAGPAKKTAKKATAKKAAAKKAPAKKATAKKTAAKKKAA; the protein is encoded by the coding sequence ATGGCTCGGGCGATCTGGAGTGGATACATCACCTTCGGGCTGGTCTCGGTACCGGTCGGGCTGTACAGCGCGACCGAGGAGCACGAGCTCGACTTCCACCAGTTCCAGCGCGGCACCTCGGACCGGATCCGGTACAAGCGGGTGAACGAACGGACCGGCCGCGAGGTCGACTACGACAAGATCGTCAAGGGGCATGACGTCGGCGGCGGCGAGTACGTGATCGTCGAGCAGGAGGAACTCGCCGACATCGCGCCCGGCAAGTCCCGCTCGCTGGAGATCTCGACCTTCGTGGACCTGGACGAGATCGATCCGATCCACTTCCAGAAGAGCTACTACCTGGCGCCGAAGGACAGCGAGAACAACTCGTCGTACGCGCTGCTGCGGGACGCGCTGGCGAAGACCAACCGGGCCGGCATCGCGTCGTTCGTGATGCGCAGCAAGGAGTACCTGGCTGCGATCCGGGCCGACGGCAAGGTGCTGGTGCTGGAGACGATGTTCTTCATCGACGAGATCCGGGATCCGGCCGACGAGCTGGGCGCGCTCCCGGCCAAGTCCGGTGCGGGTAAGCAGCTCAAGCTGGCGGCCGACCTGATCGAGGCGATGAGCGGTCCGTGGCGGCCGGCGGAGTTCAAGGACTCCTACACCGAGCGGGTGAAGAAGCTCGTCGCGACCAAGCACAAGGGCGAAGAGGTCGTCTACAACGAGGAGGAGCCCGAGGCGACCCGGTCGACCGATCTCGTCTCCGCTCTCCGCGCCAGCGTCGAGGCCGCCCGCTCCCGCCGCGCCGGAGGCGGCACGAAGAAGACCGCTGCGAAGAAGGCGACGGCCAAGAAGACCGCCGCCAAGGAAGCTGGCCCGGCCAAGAAGACGGCAAAGAAGGCGACCGCCAAGAAGGCGGCTGCCAAGAAGGCCCCGGCGAAGAAGGCGACCGCCAAGAAGACAGCCGCTAAGAAGAAGGCTGCCTGA
- a CDS encoding alpha/beta hydrolase-fold protein, with protein sequence MRTNLPVLAATAAAALVVNLLIPSAGPPAASTAKAEAGVITEAAVRSATLGEDIKYNVYLPGGYQTSSQRYPVIYLLHGRGDSMSAWTQLKGRLDDLIATGEIPPTIAVMPDAPWSDRASYYVDSAYKGEDPGRPVETALIHDLVPHVDAAYRTIADRTGRAIAGYSMGGSGALRYSMVHADLFGAAIVLSPAVYSPLPPAGSSAREFGAYGKGKAAFSEAVYRRLNYPAAFEAFAGKGLQSHLFIAVGDDEYKNPEPKDYQHDLDFEAHVVFNQAVRVPNLTSEFRVVDGGHDWDVWGPTFVEGAKYIFQFIGKPPATPMKAALSGTAGEDRAGGIAVDPAGNTYEAIAAEGSIDGQPYAGGKDVALTKYGPDGTKLWSRELGTSGTERAYGVALDPQGRPVVTGYTTGDLDGNHPGNPSDDAFATRYDGNGNREWITQFGTTAADRSYSVATDSAGGTYLGGYTKGNLGGTNLGDKDAFVAKLDGDGKQVWLRQVGSAAEEKGMAVVAGGESVYLGGMTAGALGEPLGGLDGFVARYDQAGTANWLKQLGTTEADEVWALAADGSGGAFLTGYTAGDFAAPLAGDKDLVVARVDSTGVVVWKDQLGTAGNDKGAAITPDGAGGVFVAGFTDGQLQTGLGKFDVVLARYAQDQSRTWVRQFGTTEDDGADAFAEANLFVAGRAGTAYLSGLTAGDTSTQPRLGNGDVFHTTFDAEGSGH encoded by the coding sequence ATGCGAACGAATCTTCCCGTCCTGGCCGCGACCGCGGCCGCCGCCCTGGTCGTCAACCTGCTGATCCCGTCAGCCGGACCCCCTGCGGCCAGCACTGCGAAAGCCGAGGCAGGCGTGATCACCGAAGCCGCCGTCCGTTCCGCCACCCTCGGCGAGGACATTAAGTACAACGTCTATCTGCCTGGCGGCTACCAAACGTCGTCCCAGCGCTACCCCGTGATCTACCTCCTGCACGGTCGAGGCGACTCGATGAGCGCCTGGACCCAGCTAAAGGGTCGCCTGGACGACCTGATCGCGACCGGCGAGATCCCGCCCACGATCGCGGTGATGCCGGACGCGCCCTGGAGCGATCGGGCGAGCTACTACGTCGACTCGGCGTACAAGGGCGAGGATCCCGGCCGTCCGGTCGAGACGGCGCTGATCCACGATCTGGTCCCGCACGTCGACGCGGCGTACCGGACGATCGCCGATCGCACCGGCCGTGCGATCGCGGGGTACTCGATGGGAGGCTCCGGCGCACTGCGGTATTCGATGGTGCACGCGGACCTGTTCGGCGCCGCGATCGTGCTCAGCCCAGCGGTCTACTCACCGCTTCCGCCGGCCGGCTCCAGCGCCCGCGAATTCGGTGCCTACGGCAAGGGAAAGGCCGCGTTCTCCGAGGCGGTGTACCGGAGGCTGAACTATCCGGCCGCGTTCGAAGCCTTTGCCGGCAAGGGACTCCAGTCGCACCTGTTCATCGCGGTCGGCGACGACGAGTACAAGAACCCGGAGCCGAAGGACTACCAGCACGATCTGGACTTCGAGGCGCACGTGGTGTTCAACCAGGCCGTCCGGGTGCCGAACCTGACGAGCGAGTTCCGGGTGGTCGACGGTGGTCACGACTGGGACGTCTGGGGTCCCACCTTCGTCGAGGGCGCGAAGTACATCTTCCAGTTCATCGGCAAGCCGCCCGCGACGCCGATGAAGGCGGCGCTGTCGGGGACGGCAGGCGAGGATCGGGCCGGTGGGATCGCGGTCGATCCGGCCGGCAACACCTACGAGGCGATCGCCGCCGAGGGATCGATCGACGGTCAGCCGTACGCCGGGGGCAAGGACGTCGCACTCACGAAGTACGGGCCGGACGGCACCAAGCTGTGGTCGCGCGAGCTGGGCACGAGCGGAACCGAGCGCGCGTACGGCGTCGCGCTCGATCCGCAAGGCCGCCCGGTGGTCACGGGCTATACGACGGGCGACCTGGACGGAAATCACCCCGGCAACCCCTCCGACGATGCCTTCGCCACCCGGTACGACGGGAACGGCAATCGCGAGTGGATCACCCAGTTCGGCACCACGGCGGCGGACCGTAGCTACTCGGTGGCGACGGATTCAGCCGGCGGGACCTATCTGGGCGGCTACACGAAAGGCAATCTCGGCGGCACCAATCTGGGCGACAAGGACGCGTTCGTCGCCAAGCTGGACGGCGATGGGAAGCAGGTCTGGTTGCGTCAGGTCGGCAGCGCCGCTGAGGAGAAGGGGATGGCCGTCGTTGCCGGCGGCGAGTCGGTCTACCTGGGTGGGATGACCGCGGGTGCCCTCGGCGAGCCGCTCGGCGGACTCGATGGATTCGTCGCCCGCTACGACCAGGCCGGTACGGCGAATTGGCTGAAGCAACTCGGCACCACCGAGGCGGACGAGGTCTGGGCGCTGGCCGCGGACGGTTCCGGCGGCGCCTTCCTGACCGGCTACACCGCAGGCGACTTCGCCGCGCCTCTCGCGGGGGACAAGGACCTGGTCGTGGCCAGGGTCGACTCGACCGGAGTCGTTGTCTGGAAGGACCAACTCGGTACTGCAGGCAACGACAAGGGCGCGGCCATCACTCCGGACGGAGCCGGTGGAGTCTTCGTCGCCGGCTTCACCGACGGCCAATTGCAGACCGGCCTCGGCAAGTTCGACGTGGTACTGGCTCGCTATGCGCAGGATCAGAGTCGCACCTGGGTTCGCCAGTTCGGCACCACCGAGGACGATGGTGCGGATGCGTTCGCCGAAGCCAACCTTTTCGTCGCCGGACGCGCCGGTACGGCGTACCTCTCGGGTCTGACCGCGGGTGATACCAGCACGCAGCCCCGGTTGGGCAACGGCGACGTCTTCCACACGACCTTCGACGCGGAAGGCTCGGGGCACTAG
- a CDS encoding sigma-70 family RNA polymerase sigma factor yields the protein MTIAPVHADDDSKQLIADTTQELLAEAERVPDPRHQELLDEVVVLNAPVARSMASRYRRKGVDADDLEQVAYLGLVKAANGYRLDEATAFLAYAIPTIRGELKRYFRDCAWVVRPPRRVQEMQGNIAAAEPELTQRLGHLPTNQETAEALGTAATEVAEASSVRGCFNTLSLDAPSGMENGTSLLEAVPAAEDGYELVENVHTLAPAVDGLGDRDRRILELRFCSGFTQEEIGNELGVSQMQVSRLLRTILDRLRAELTRGIPRPT from the coding sequence GTGACCATCGCACCTGTCCACGCCGACGACGACTCGAAGCAGCTGATTGCCGACACCACCCAGGAGCTGTTGGCCGAGGCCGAACGGGTGCCCGATCCGCGGCATCAGGAACTGCTGGACGAGGTGGTCGTCCTGAATGCCCCGGTAGCGCGCTCGATGGCGTCCCGATATCGCCGTAAGGGCGTCGATGCCGACGACCTCGAGCAAGTGGCCTACCTCGGGCTGGTGAAGGCTGCCAATGGTTACCGGCTCGACGAGGCGACCGCCTTCCTCGCGTACGCCATACCGACGATCCGGGGCGAGCTGAAGCGGTACTTCCGCGATTGCGCGTGGGTCGTCCGTCCGCCGCGGCGGGTCCAGGAGATGCAGGGCAACATCGCCGCGGCCGAGCCCGAACTGACGCAGCGGCTCGGTCATCTCCCGACGAATCAGGAGACCGCCGAGGCGCTCGGAACGGCCGCCACGGAGGTCGCCGAAGCGAGTTCTGTTCGTGGCTGCTTCAACACGCTGTCGCTCGATGCACCGAGCGGGATGGAGAACGGGACGAGCTTGCTCGAGGCAGTACCGGCAGCCGAAGACGGTTACGAGCTGGTCGAGAACGTGCACACGCTGGCGCCCGCGGTCGATGGGCTCGGCGATCGCGACCGGCGCATCCTCGAACTCCGGTTCTGCTCCGGCTTCACCCAGGAGGAGATCGGCAACGAACTCGGCGTCAGCCAGATGCAGGTCTCCCGGCTGCTCCGCACCATCCTCGACCGCCTCCGCGCCGAACTCACCCGGGGCATCCCCCGCCCCACCTAG
- a CDS encoding GPGG-motif small membrane protein, translated as MGLVLWIIAAILVISGIVSLVRGQVLMGAALIVVGLLVGPGGVSIFT; from the coding sequence ATGGGCTTAGTGCTCTGGATCATCGCGGCAATCCTCGTCATCTCGGGGATCGTCTCCCTCGTCCGCGGCCAGGTTTTGATGGGTGCCGCCCTCATCGTCGTCGGGCTACTGGTCGGCCCTGGTGGCGTCAGCATCTTCACCTGA
- a CDS encoding putative quinol monooxygenase, with product MTECCAVVDLRQYTLRPGRRDALIEVFDEAFVEGQEAEGMHICGQFRDLDDPDRFVWLRGFTDLPARAKALNGFYYGPVWKARGGEANATMLDSDNALLLKPIELGSAFPALDAPRPPIGATEIPTSVIAGAVYHRSTADDGFVEFFADQVAPALTGSGAALTATFETLAVENNFPVLPLRDETVFVWLATFPSDSAYAEHRRQLAGSRAWQTKLLPELTCRSTAPTQLLHLRPTARSQLR from the coding sequence ATGACGGAGTGTTGTGCGGTGGTCGATCTGCGGCAGTACACGTTGCGGCCGGGGCGGCGGGACGCCCTGATCGAGGTCTTCGACGAGGCGTTCGTCGAGGGGCAGGAGGCCGAGGGGATGCATATCTGCGGCCAGTTCCGGGATCTCGACGATCCGGACCGGTTCGTCTGGTTGCGGGGGTTCACCGACCTGCCGGCTCGTGCCAAGGCGCTCAACGGGTTCTACTACGGCCCGGTCTGGAAAGCGCGCGGCGGCGAGGCGAACGCCACCATGCTCGACTCGGACAACGCCCTGCTGCTGAAGCCGATCGAACTCGGCTCCGCCTTCCCCGCTCTCGACGCACCCAGGCCCCCGATCGGCGCGACCGAGATCCCCACCTCTGTGATCGCCGGAGCCGTCTACCACCGCAGTACGGCGGACGACGGCTTCGTGGAGTTCTTCGCCGACCAGGTGGCGCCGGCGTTGACCGGATCCGGCGCAGCCCTCACCGCGACCTTCGAGACCCTCGCAGTGGAGAACAACTTCCCCGTACTACCGCTCCGCGACGAGACCGTCTTCGTCTGGCTCGCGACGTTCCCCAGCGACAGCGCCTACGCCGAACACCGCCGCCAGTTGGCCGGATCGCGCGCCTGGCAGACCAAACTCCTTCCCGAACTCACCTGCCGCAGCACCGCCCCCACCCAACTTCTGCACCTCCGCCCCACCGCCCGCTCCCAGCTCCGCTGA
- a CDS encoding serine protein kinase RIO, giving the protein MSSDVFRTNPELTEQNHTDREFADLDSRWAALTADDSEPDVADAFVFRFSEVDEQLGPDQRWSTWLDVERGSRGPDSPTQPRPDWVVTEQAAIDTELGILKTGKEADVFLVERAVQAIGASPAKRSLLAAKRYRSEEHRSFHRSTSYVEGRRTRNSRDTRAMAKKSAHGRSVAAGQWAYAEWDALNRLWKAGVPVPYPVQVDGIELLMEFIDDGEGGAAPRLAQVRPSKALLDQYFEQLRDGMRELARAGLAHGDLSPYNVLAQGDRIVMIDLPQVVDIVGNPKGMDFLLRDCHNMATWFTNRGLEIDEQELFADLLTMVF; this is encoded by the coding sequence ATGTCGTCCGACGTCTTTCGCACCAACCCCGAACTAACTGAGCAGAACCACACCGACCGGGAGTTCGCCGACCTCGACTCCCGCTGGGCCGCACTCACCGCCGACGACTCCGAACCGGATGTCGCCGACGCGTTCGTCTTCCGGTTCTCCGAAGTCGACGAACAGCTCGGCCCGGACCAACGCTGGTCGACCTGGCTGGATGTCGAGCGCGGTTCTCGCGGCCCCGATTCGCCGACGCAGCCACGACCCGACTGGGTCGTGACGGAACAGGCGGCGATCGATACCGAGCTCGGCATCCTCAAAACCGGCAAGGAAGCCGACGTCTTTCTGGTCGAACGGGCCGTTCAGGCCATCGGCGCCAGCCCCGCCAAACGGTCGCTGCTGGCCGCCAAACGGTACCGCTCGGAGGAACACCGGTCGTTCCACCGAAGTACGTCGTACGTCGAAGGCCGGCGCACTCGCAACAGCCGTGACACCCGCGCGATGGCGAAGAAGAGCGCGCACGGCCGGAGCGTCGCCGCCGGCCAATGGGCGTACGCCGAATGGGATGCGCTCAACCGGCTCTGGAAAGCCGGCGTCCCGGTGCCCTACCCGGTCCAGGTCGACGGCATCGAACTGCTGATGGAGTTCATCGACGACGGTGAGGGCGGTGCCGCGCCACGCCTTGCCCAGGTGCGACCGTCGAAGGCACTGCTCGACCAGTACTTCGAACAGCTCCGCGACGGGATGCGTGAACTCGCCCGGGCCGGCCTGGCGCACGGCGACCTCTCGCCGTACAACGTGCTGGCGCAGGGCGATCGCATCGTGATGATCGATCTCCCGCAGGTGGTCGACATCGTCGGCAACCCCAAGGGGATGGACTTCCTGCTCCGCGACTGCCACAACATGGCCACCTGGTTCACCAACCGCGGCCTGGAGATCGACGAGCAGGAGCTCTTCGCGGATCTACTGACCATGGTGTTCTGA
- a CDS encoding FAD-binding dehydrogenase yields the protein MDADVIVVGAGLAGLAATAELADAGKKVLLLDQEPEASLGGQAFWSFGGLMFVDSPEQRRLGIKDSRDLALQDWLGSAGFDRLDDEDKWARQWAEAYVDFAAGEKRPWLHGQGVRFFPVVGWAERGGYNADGHGNSVPRFHITWGTGPGLVEPFERRVREAVAKGLVEFRFRHRVDELTVTAGVVDGVGGKVLEPSDVARGVASSRTEVEDFALTAQAVIVTSGGIGGNHDLVRAQWPARMGKPPEHMISGVPAHVDGRMLGITEAAGGRYVNRDRMWHYVEGIRNWDPIWPMHGIRILPGPSSLWFDATGKRLPVPLFPGFDTLGTLEHIMTTGYDYSWFVLTQKIIEKEFALSGQEQNPDLTGKDIKAVLGRARGGATAPVRAFMEKGADFVVRDNLADLVRGMNELTVDKLIDLTDLERQIVARDREMDNTFTKDLQITALRGARNYRGDKLIRVASPHKILDPKAGPLIAVKLNILTRKSLGGLQTDLDSRVLRADGTPLPGVYAAGEVAGFGGGGSHGYRSLEGTFVGNCLFTGRTAGRAAAKAVS from the coding sequence ATGGACGCTGATGTGATCGTCGTCGGAGCGGGGCTGGCCGGGCTGGCCGCCACCGCCGAACTGGCCGATGCGGGCAAGAAGGTGTTGTTGCTCGACCAGGAACCGGAGGCGTCACTCGGCGGCCAGGCCTTCTGGTCGTTCGGCGGGCTGATGTTCGTCGACTCACCCGAACAGCGCCGGCTCGGCATCAAGGACTCCCGCGACCTGGCCCTGCAGGACTGGCTCGGCTCGGCCGGCTTCGACCGGCTGGACGATGAGGACAAGTGGGCCCGGCAGTGGGCCGAGGCGTACGTCGACTTCGCGGCCGGCGAGAAGCGCCCCTGGCTGCATGGGCAGGGGGTCAGATTCTTCCCGGTGGTCGGCTGGGCCGAGCGCGGCGGCTACAACGCCGATGGGCACGGCAACTCGGTGCCGCGGTTCCACATCACCTGGGGCACCGGGCCGGGTTTGGTCGAGCCGTTCGAGCGCCGCGTCCGTGAGGCGGTGGCGAAAGGCCTGGTGGAGTTCAGGTTCCGGCACCGCGTCGACGAGCTGACCGTGACGGCCGGCGTCGTCGACGGCGTCGGCGGGAAGGTGCTGGAGCCGAGCGATGTGGCTCGTGGCGTCGCGAGCTCCCGCACCGAGGTCGAGGACTTCGCTCTCACCGCGCAGGCGGTGATCGTCACCTCCGGCGGGATCGGCGGCAACCACGACCTGGTCCGCGCGCAGTGGCCGGCCCGGATGGGGAAGCCACCGGAGCACATGATCTCCGGTGTACCGGCGCACGTGGACGGCCGGATGCTCGGCATCACCGAGGCGGCCGGCGGCCGGTACGTGAACCGCGACCGGATGTGGCACTACGTCGAGGGCATCCGGAACTGGGACCCGATCTGGCCGATGCACGGCATCCGGATCCTGCCCGGCCCGTCGTCGCTGTGGTTCGATGCCACCGGCAAGCGACTGCCGGTGCCGCTGTTCCCCGGCTTCGACACCCTCGGCACGCTCGAGCACATCATGACCACCGGCTACGACTACAGCTGGTTCGTGCTGACCCAGAAGATCATCGAGAAGGAGTTCGCGCTGTCGGGTCAGGAGCAGAATCCCGACCTGACCGGCAAGGACATCAAGGCCGTCCTCGGCCGGGCTCGCGGCGGCGCCACCGCGCCCGTCCGCGCCTTCATGGAAAAGGGCGCCGACTTCGTCGTCCGCGACAACCTGGCCGACCTGGTCCGCGGGATGAACGAGCTGACCGTTGACAAGCTGATCGACCTGACCGACCTGGAACGGCAGATCGTCGCCCGGGACCGGGAGATGGACAACACCTTCACCAAGGACCTGCAGATCACCGCGCTCCGTGGCGCCCGGAACTATCGCGGCGACAAGCTGATCCGGGTCGCGAGCCCGCACAAGATCCTCGACCCGAAGGCGGGCCCGCTGATCGCGGTGAAGCTGAACATCCTTACCCGCAAGTCCCTCGGCGGCCTGCAGACCGATCTGGACTCCCGCGTACTGCGGGCCGACGGCACCCCGTTGCCGGGCGTCTACGCGGCCGGTGAGGTCGCCGGCTTCGGCGGCGGCGGCAGCCACGGCTACCGCTCGCTCGAAGGAACCTTCGTCGGCAACTGCCTCTTCACCGGCCGCACAGCCGGCCGCGCGGCCGCGAAGGCGGTGTCCTGA